The Heterodontus francisci isolate sHetFra1 chromosome 33, sHetFra1.hap1, whole genome shotgun sequence genome has a segment encoding these proteins:
- the vps25 gene encoding vacuolar protein-sorting-associated protein 25 codes for MSFEWPWQYNFPPFYTLQPNVNTQHRQLAAWCSLVLSYLRYHKLYTVDVLEAQESPLFHNKKIQRKFPIEAIQVVLEELRKKGNLEWIDKNKTRCLIMWRRPEEWGKLVYQWVSKNGMTNSVFTFYELSNGDDTEGEEFHGLEEWLLLRALQCLQSERKAEIITLSDSKGVKFF; via the exons ACTACAGCCGAATGTTAACACCCAGCATAGGCAGCTGGCAGCATGGTGCTCACTGGTGCTCTCCTATCTGCGCTATCACAAGCTTTATACCGTCGATGTATTGGAAGCCCAAGAAAGCCCACTCTTCCACAATAAGAAGATCCAGC GGAAGTTCCCCATAGAAGCTATCCAAGTTGTATTAGAAGAACTCCGGAAAAAAG GAAACTTAGAGTGGATTGATAAAAATAAAACTCGTTGTCTAATAATGTGGAGGAGACCAGAAGAGTGGGGGAAACTTGTGTACCAGTGG GTTTCAAAGAATGGCATGACAAACTCTGTATTTACATTTTATGAACTCTCCAATGGAGATGACACTGAGGGTGAAG AGTTCCATGGTTTGGAGGAGTGGCTTCTGCTACGGGCATTGCAGTGTTTGCAATCTGAGCGAAAGGCAGAGATCATCACCCTGAGTGACAGCAAAGGGGTCAAGTTCTTCTGA